In Caldicellulosiruptor morganii, the following proteins share a genomic window:
- a CDS encoding glycoside hydrolase family 5 protein, with product MNRLPRYKGFNLLGLFVPNMSYGFFEDDFKWMEEWEFNFARIPMNYKNWYVEGSPDIKEEILEMIDKVIVWGQKYGIHICLNIHGAPGYCVNEKTKQGYNLWKDEEPLELFVSYWQTFAKRYKGVSSKHLSFNLINEPRQFSQEEMTKENFVRVMTYTVEKIREIDKDRLIIIDGVDYGNEPVFELAKLGVAQSCRAYIPFELTHYRAEWVEGSDRFAEPSWPLVRENGEVVDREYLKRHYEKWAKLISLGVGVICGEGGAYKYTSHDVVLRWLSDVLDVLREFDIGIALWNLRGPFGIIDSERKDVEYEDFYGHRLDRKLLELLMRF from the coding sequence TTGAACAGACTTCCAAGATACAAGGGTTTTAACCTGCTCGGGCTTTTTGTCCCAAACATGAGCTATGGTTTTTTTGAAGATGATTTTAAGTGGATGGAAGAATGGGAGTTTAACTTTGCCAGAATTCCAATGAACTATAAAAACTGGTATGTTGAGGGCTCACCTGATATTAAGGAAGAAATTTTAGAGATGATAGACAAAGTGATTGTCTGGGGGCAAAAGTATGGTATTCATATCTGTCTTAATATACATGGTGCGCCGGGCTATTGTGTGAACGAGAAGACAAAACAGGGGTACAACCTCTGGAAGGATGAAGAGCCACTTGAGCTTTTTGTATCATACTGGCAGACATTTGCTAAAAGGTATAAAGGGGTGTCTTCCAAACACCTGAGCTTTAATCTTATCAATGAGCCAAGGCAGTTTTCTCAAGAAGAGATGACAAAAGAAAATTTTGTCAGAGTCATGACATACACAGTTGAAAAGATAAGAGAGATTGACAAAGACAGGCTGATTATTATTGACGGTGTTGACTATGGCAATGAGCCTGTTTTTGAGCTTGCTAAGCTGGGTGTGGCACAGTCTTGCAGGGCATACATTCCGTTTGAGCTGACACACTACAGGGCAGAGTGGGTTGAGGGAAGTGATAGGTTTGCTGAACCTTCATGGCCACTTGTTCGCGAAAATGGTGAGGTTGTTGACAGAGAGTATCTAAAAAGACATTATGAAAAGTGGGCAAAGCTTATCTCACTCGGGGTTGGTGTTATCTGCGGTGAAGGCGGAGCTTACAAGTACACATCTCATGATGTTGTCTTGAGATGGCTATCCGATGTGCTGGATGTTTTAAGGGAATTTGATATTGGCATTGCACTTTGGAATCTGAGAGGACCATTTGGAATAATTGACTCTGAAAGAAAAGATGTGGAGTATGAAGACTTTTATGGGCACAGGCTTGACAGGAAGCTTCTTGAGCTTCTGATGAGATTTTAG
- a CDS encoding glycoside hydrolase family 15 protein, whose amino-acid sequence MRKPHVVEAIIGNTKVLGQLDSNGILQRFYYPAVDYYQQIKLFLAAVFLDGLIFFQREDFKKASGYKDDFAYCFEYEIGSRRIFQLDFVDFQTDSLIRKWDCNFEDFYVFFEPMINEYTNFNAAFVDRENQIIYTYYRGSFIALGFENRIVSFTVSNGIDDAKDNLLEGVERIANPQIAVKLENKGSVVVFVAFGGSKEEVKNKILLLKNKGFSEIYEQNKVFWQRKFARLEFITTQDERDLELQKRSAQVFYLLQNSKTGGILAAPEVDERFYHCGGYGFVWGRDAAFITRAMDGLGMKEEVEKFFEFKFGCQEEGGYWDQRYYTDGNLAPSWGVQIDETASVVWGFLEHCEKQNSLHLVDLYRDKLQKALRFLLNATDDRLGVVLKSFDLWEEREGIHLYSNASIYAALKKASKYFPELESEIEKKLKAIKNQTATTFYSPRLLRYVRSADVRISKKEFLKLPEENRYIQKDEKYEVTYYFKKQDEVADISILGVYYPFEMIDSSDEALKGAIFAIERECENRIVGGYKRYSDDRYIDGNPWILTTLWLAIYYKKTGKVGKAEELFEWAKAHSLPNGLFPEQVDKVTGQPAWVVPLAWSHAMYVLYLYE is encoded by the coding sequence GTGAGAAAACCGCACGTAGTAGAAGCCATAATAGGAAACACAAAGGTTTTGGGGCAGCTTGACTCAAACGGAATATTGCAAAGGTTTTATTATCCCGCTGTTGATTACTATCAGCAGATAAAGTTGTTTTTAGCAGCAGTTTTTTTGGATGGTCTTATCTTTTTCCAGAGAGAAGATTTTAAAAAAGCAAGCGGCTATAAGGATGATTTTGCATATTGCTTTGAATATGAAATTGGGAGCAGAAGGATATTTCAGCTTGATTTTGTTGACTTTCAGACAGACAGTCTTATAAGAAAATGGGACTGCAATTTTGAGGATTTTTATGTCTTTTTTGAACCTATGATAAACGAATATACTAACTTCAATGCGGCATTTGTAGACAGAGAAAATCAAATAATATACACTTATTACAGAGGCAGTTTTATTGCTCTTGGCTTTGAAAACAGGATTGTGAGTTTCACCGTTTCAAACGGAATTGATGATGCAAAGGACAATTTATTGGAGGGTGTTGAGAGAATAGCCAATCCGCAGATTGCTGTGAAGCTTGAAAATAAAGGTTCTGTTGTTGTATTTGTTGCATTTGGTGGCTCAAAAGAAGAGGTAAAAAACAAAATACTATTGCTGAAAAATAAGGGATTTTCAGAGATTTATGAACAGAACAAAGTTTTCTGGCAGAGAAAATTTGCCAGACTTGAATTTATAACCACCCAAGATGAAAGAGATTTGGAACTTCAAAAAAGAAGTGCACAGGTATTCTATCTTTTGCAGAACTCAAAAACAGGCGGGATTCTTGCTGCACCTGAAGTTGATGAGAGGTTTTACCACTGCGGTGGCTATGGTTTTGTATGGGGAAGGGATGCTGCATTCATCACAAGAGCCATGGATGGACTTGGTATGAAAGAAGAGGTGGAAAAGTTCTTTGAGTTTAAATTTGGCTGTCAGGAGGAAGGTGGATACTGGGACCAGAGGTATTACACAGATGGAAATTTGGCGCCGAGCTGGGGAGTTCAGATTGATGAGACAGCCTCTGTTGTATGGGGATTTTTGGAACATTGCGAGAAGCAGAATTCTCTTCATTTGGTTGATTTGTACAGAGATAAGCTGCAAAAAGCTCTGAGGTTTTTGCTGAATGCAACCGATGACAGGTTGGGGGTTGTGCTAAAAAGCTTTGACCTTTGGGAAGAAAGAGAGGGAATTCATCTTTACTCAAATGCAAGCATTTATGCCGCGCTGAAGAAAGCCAGCAAGTATTTTCCTGAACTTGAAAGTGAAATTGAAAAGAAGCTAAAGGCAATAAAAAATCAGACAGCCACAACATTTTACAGTCCCAGGCTTTTACGCTATGTAAGGTCAGCAGATGTTAGAATTTCAAAAAAAGAGTTTTTAAAACTTCCTGAAGAGAACAGGTATATTCAAAAGGATGAAAAATATGAGGTAACATACTATTTCAAAAAACAGGACGAGGTTGCTGATATATCAATACTTGGAGTATACTATCCGTTTGAAATGATAGATAGCAGCGATGAGGCTTTAAAAGGGGCTATTTTTGCTATTGAAAGAGAGTGCGAGAATAGAATTGTGGGTGGGTACAAGAGATATTCTGATGACAGATACATTGATGGGAATCCATGGATACTCACAACACTCTGGCTTGCAATTTACTACAAAAAGACAGGGAAGGTCGGCAAAGCAGAAGAGCTTTTTGAATGGGCAAAGGCGCACAGTTTGCCAAACGGGCTTTTTCCAGAGCAGGTTGATAAAGTAACCGGTCAGCCTGCCTGGGTTGTACCTCTGGCATGGTCTCATGCGATGTATGTGCTGTATCTTTACGAGTAA
- a CDS encoding AAA family ATPase produces MFVGREYELETLSRLYNDDGFHFVVVYGRRRVGKTTLLTHFCKDKPSIYFVAEEYNDRLALESFSEKILSFFGMNGFIGKFENWEKAFLFLAEQSKLNRVVLVIDEFPYLVASNKAIPSLLQNLIDHYLKNTKLFLIICGSSVSFIEKEVLSYKSPLYGRRTAQLIVEPFNFFESRKFFPNYDFENQVIAYGILGGIPQYLSYFDDSKDIYDNVKLKILDKSSYLYEEPKLLLRQELREPAIYNSIIEAIATGNSKLNEISTKVGIDTDKCAKYLSVLIDLKIVERITPLDLKEKSRKSIYKLKDNFFRFWYRFVFTNKMLIEQGMFDEVIENKIKPFMNHFLGEVYEEICMDYLKILNKRKKLPFTFERIGKWWGNNPYRKREEEIDIVAYDRDNIIFSECKWQNQKVDMRVLNDLIEKGMMFEWKNKYYVLFSKSGFTDDLKNFAKHQDRIILIESFEE; encoded by the coding sequence ATGTTTGTAGGAAGAGAGTATGAACTTGAAACACTGAGTAGACTTTATAATGATGATGGGTTTCATTTTGTTGTTGTATATGGAAGGAGAAGGGTTGGAAAAACAACGCTACTAACACATTTTTGTAAAGATAAACCTTCCATTTATTTTGTGGCAGAGGAGTACAATGACAGACTTGCTTTGGAGTCTTTTTCTGAAAAGATTCTTTCGTTTTTTGGAATGAATGGTTTTATTGGTAAATTTGAAAACTGGGAAAAAGCCTTTTTGTTCTTAGCCGAGCAAAGCAAATTAAACCGTGTGGTGCTGGTAATAGATGAGTTTCCTTATCTGGTTGCTTCAAATAAAGCTATCCCTTCGCTGCTACAAAATTTGATAGATCATTACTTAAAAAATACCAAACTTTTTCTGATTATTTGTGGGTCTTCTGTAAGTTTTATAGAAAAAGAAGTTTTAAGCTATAAAAGCCCTCTTTATGGAAGAAGAACTGCTCAGCTTATAGTTGAGCCGTTTAACTTTTTTGAAAGCAGAAAGTTTTTTCCTAATTATGACTTTGAAAACCAGGTAATTGCATATGGAATTTTAGGCGGAATTCCACAATATCTGAGCTATTTTGATGATAGTAAAGATATATATGATAACGTAAAACTGAAAATTCTGGACAAATCATCTTATCTTTATGAAGAACCAAAACTGCTTTTGAGACAGGAATTGAGAGAACCTGCAATTTACAACTCAATAATTGAAGCAATAGCAACAGGTAACAGCAAATTGAATGAAATATCGACAAAAGTAGGAATTGATACAGACAAATGTGCAAAATATCTCTCAGTTTTGATTGACTTGAAAATAGTTGAAAGGATAACTCCTTTAGATCTAAAAGAAAAGAGCAGAAAAAGCATATACAAACTAAAGGACAATTTTTTTAGATTCTGGTATAGATTTGTTTTTACCAACAAGATGCTGATAGAACAAGGAATGTTTGATGAGGTCATAGAAAACAAAATCAAGCCTTTTATGAATCATTTTCTTGGAGAGGTATATGAAGAAATTTGCATGGATTATTTAAAAATATTGAATAAAAGAAAAAAACTACCTTTTACTTTTGAGAGGATAGGCAAATGGTGGGGAAACAATCCTTACAGAAAGCGCGAAGAGGAAATTGACATTGTTGCATATGACAGGGACAACATCATATTCTCTGAGTGCAAGTGGCAGAACCAGAAAGTGGATATGAGAGTTTTAAATGATTTAATTGAAAAAGGCATGATGTTTGAATGGAAAAATAAGTACTATGTTTTATTTTCAAAAAGTGGCTTTACCGATGATTTAAAAAATTTTGCCAAACACCAGGACAGAATTATTTTGATTGAAAGTTTTGAAGAATAA
- a CDS encoding sugar phosphate nucleotidyltransferase: MKGIIMAGGSGTRLRPLTVSLPKPMIPFFGRPVMEYAVKLLKRHGIYDMATTLQYHPDKIMNYFEDGSKWGVNIQHFVEDRPLGTAGSVKNAKSFLDETFVVLSGDGITNADLSQAIEFHRSKKSKVTIVLKEVEIPIEYGIVLTDEEGRIRRFFEKPSWSEVFSNLANTGIYIIEPEILDYIEDGKPFDFSKDLFPKLLKENIPMYGYKMDGYWCDIGDVGSYIRAHTDVFKLGGILDLDLTESHVGKDSKISESSKMAQNVFIGNECEIEDDVEIGQFSVIGDGVRIEKGTKLERAIVWNGSYIGKNCELKGCVICSKSVLKDYVRVNEKAVVGEKNLLKDFVEVKSEAKIWPEKVVESNTIIDENIYWGTEVIKSVFWVRGITGDFNLEITPQFAIKLGNSIGSVFDKNARILIGDDYTEKSSVIRKAIETGCQVTGARLYRTRGIILPIFRYIVQDYYDAGIYVRCRGNSIRIEIFDQNGINIDKGLERKIENLFVTCDFRTSSDIHFVNELVSSPLEMYFNRLETTFDVPKLKNKKVCVVSEDKEIISLFDKISSRYQIKTTLISGGTRHCVENLKGLCVQDEFDAGFLVDRQGEHFIMILNDCTVYGEKLKMLLAWLEMKKFRNDAIVLPEFFKSFMSDVEKLIEFPVKFTGNEIRDYMKAVLGSGVSYFFYYDAISSILLILEKLKEVKEMIDKVKKLEAAVV; encoded by the coding sequence ATGAAGGGCATTATAATGGCAGGTGGCTCAGGGACAAGGCTCAGACCTTTGACAGTCTCACTTCCAAAGCCGATGATTCCTTTTTTCGGAAGACCTGTAATGGAATATGCTGTAAAGCTTTTAAAACGACATGGTATTTATGACATGGCAACCACGTTGCAGTATCACCCGGATAAAATAATGAACTACTTTGAAGATGGAAGCAAGTGGGGTGTGAACATTCAACATTTTGTTGAAGACAGACCGCTTGGCACGGCAGGCTCTGTCAAGAATGCAAAGTCTTTTTTGGATGAGACTTTTGTTGTCCTGAGCGGGGATGGGATTACAAATGCCGATTTGTCTCAGGCAATTGAGTTTCACAGATCAAAAAAGAGCAAGGTTACAATTGTTCTGAAAGAGGTTGAGATACCAATAGAATACGGAATTGTTCTGACCGATGAAGAGGGCAGAATCAGAAGGTTTTTTGAAAAACCATCGTGGAGTGAGGTTTTTTCAAACCTTGCTAATACAGGAATATATATTATTGAGCCTGAAATTCTGGATTATATCGAAGATGGCAAACCGTTTGATTTTAGCAAAGATTTATTCCCAAAGCTGTTGAAAGAAAACATTCCCATGTATGGTTATAAAATGGATGGATACTGGTGTGACATTGGTGATGTTGGGAGCTACATCAGAGCACACACAGACGTATTCAAGCTTGGCGGGATTTTGGACCTTGACCTTACAGAATCACATGTTGGGAAGGATAGCAAAATTTCTGAGTCTTCGAAGATGGCTCAAAATGTTTTTATAGGCAACGAGTGTGAGATTGAAGATGATGTTGAGATAGGACAGTTCAGTGTAATAGGTGATGGAGTCAGGATAGAAAAAGGTACAAAGCTTGAAAGGGCAATTGTCTGGAATGGGAGCTATATAGGCAAAAACTGTGAACTCAAAGGATGTGTAATTTGCAGCAAATCTGTCTTGAAAGACTATGTAAGAGTAAATGAAAAGGCGGTTGTTGGTGAGAAGAATCTTTTAAAGGATTTTGTGGAAGTCAAGTCCGAAGCAAAGATCTGGCCTGAAAAGGTTGTGGAATCAAACACTATTATAGACGAGAACATCTACTGGGGTACAGAGGTTATAAAAAGTGTATTCTGGGTAAGGGGTATCACAGGCGATTTTAATTTAGAGATAACCCCGCAGTTTGCCATAAAGTTGGGGAATTCTATTGGTTCTGTATTTGACAAAAACGCCCGGATACTCATTGGCGATGACTATACAGAAAAAAGCAGTGTTATAAGAAAGGCAATTGAAACAGGCTGTCAGGTAACAGGTGCAAGGCTTTATAGAACAAGGGGGATAATTCTTCCGATATTCAGATATATTGTTCAGGATTACTACGATGCGGGAATTTATGTGCGCTGTCGTGGCAACAGCATTCGAATAGAGATCTTTGACCAGAATGGAATAAACATTGACAAAGGGCTTGAAAGAAAGATAGAGAATCTTTTTGTTACATGCGATTTTAGAACATCTTCTGATATTCACTTTGTAAATGAACTTGTTTCATCTCCTTTAGAGATGTATTTTAACAGGCTTGAGACAACTTTTGATGTGCCAAAGCTCAAAAACAAAAAGGTGTGTGTGGTATCAGAGGACAAAGAGATAATATCCCTGTTTGATAAAATTTCTTCACGCTATCAGATAAAGACTACGCTTATTTCCGGTGGGACAAGGCACTGTGTTGAAAATCTGAAAGGACTGTGTGTTCAGGATGAATTTGATGCTGGTTTTTTGGTTGACAGGCAGGGTGAGCATTTTATAATGATTTTAAACGACTGCACGGTTTATGGAGAAAAGTTGAAAATGCTTCTTGCATGGCTTGAGATGAAAAAGTTTAGAAATGATGCCATTGTATTGCCTGAGTTTTTCAAGTCATTCATGAGTGACGTTGAAAAGCTCATAGAATTTCCTGTAAAATTCACAGGCAATGAAATAAGAGATTATATGAAGGCGGTTCTGGGAAGTGGTGTAAGTTACTTCTTCTATTATGACGCCATTTCATCAATTCTTCTCATACTGGAGAAGCTGAAAGAAGTCAAAGAAATGATAGATAAAGTAAAGAAATTGGAGGCAGCAGTTGTGTGA
- a CDS encoding SurA N-terminal domain-containing protein: MKKKKIYIFLTLTLLIAVVSGFWLKNMVTSGEDSLSYTVKKTLEIEKSNNKDIIAKVDGIPIYKKDLDIAELYEKIRFENQLKLGSVNKQNAFVTPHQKTKKELLDELIERKVLMESAKKEGFLVSKEEAEAYFNSVKNTIDDILNGKIKGDIESAKQARELLDTYKTQFPANEFNEKVIGAYQEILTISKYLKAKTDEYIKEHPNATAEEINQYLNDFKNRLKANSKIEVLS; encoded by the coding sequence ATGAAAAAGAAAAAAATCTATATATTCTTAACATTGACCTTGTTAATAGCGGTTGTCTCTGGATTCTGGCTTAAAAACATGGTTACGTCAGGCGAGGACAGCCTGTCTTACACAGTTAAAAAGACATTGGAGATAGAAAAAAGCAACAACAAAGACATAATCGCTAAAGTTGATGGTATTCCCATTTACAAAAAGGACCTTGACATTGCTGAATTATATGAAAAGATTCGATTCGAGAATCAATTAAAATTGGGTTCAGTAAACAAACAAAATGCTTTTGTTACACCTCACCAAAAAACTAAAAAAGAACTTCTCGATGAACTCATAGAAAGGAAAGTTTTAATGGAGTCTGCAAAAAAAGAGGGTTTTCTTGTATCAAAGGAAGAAGCTGAAGCTTACTTTAATAGCGTAAAAAACACAATAGATGATATTTTAAATGGAAAAATAAAAGGCGATATTGAAAGTGCTAAACAAGCAAGGGAATTGCTGGATACGTACAAAACTCAATTCCCAGCAAATGAATTTAATGAAAAAGTAATAGGTGCTTATCAGGAAATTTTAACCATAAGTAAATATTTAAAAGCAAAAACTGATGAATATATAAAGGAGCATCCAAACGCTACAGCTGAAGAAATAAATCAATATTTAAATGATTTTAAAAACAGGCTTAAAGC
- a CDS encoding beta-mannosidase: MKISLDGKWKFREVGSLEYLDGTVPGCVQLDLINLGRLPDPFYSSNEVLFYSLEEKDFEYVKEFYVENLDRYQVRKLVFEGIDTVADIYLNQYYLGRAENMFLKYEFDVSTALKEGKNTLKVILYSPIKEAERLKKVYQSKYDYPQRSWIRKAQYSYGWDWGPRILQMGIWRSIYLELHNGLEIVDEFIKTEHLSEDLAVVKVFARINSFEKPESGEIEISDGAEIKRLEPQVYKSKEGYFIEERIEIENPKLWFPNGYGEAHLYTFKIAVKTSNEVATKEVTTGLRTVRIIKEKDEYGESFIFEINGIKVFAKGANWIPADSILPRLTENDYKALINMAKDANMNMLRVWGGGIYEYDWFYNECDRNGIMVWQDFMFACSIYPDEFDFFVENFKKEAEYQIKRLRNHPCIVLWCGNNENNWGFRDWWNIGDPEFLGNRIYKKVLPQILLELDPTRPYHISSPYGGEHPNSEKAGDRHTWDIWSGWKDFIYYKHDNARFVSEFGFQAAAHIDTMKKYIPLKDQTIFSKVLRMHEKQDEGIERLIRYMAGWVGLPKDFDSFVYISQFVQKEAIKLAVEHYRKNKFRTAGALYWQLNDCWPVISWSSIDYLKRRKALYYESKRVFSKFLPAIEYENGRLKVKVVSDDITSRTGELLITIWDFDGRKHFERALKVNIPANDVTLAFDEKIENLNVLKGEYIYIPKQFEATMIGHRVDRGLLESIVFVSLIVDGREYENYFVFDKFINLELKPCQFEYEIKDDMLILRPRTPAVCLIIEADGDVENNFIFARPEKEYKIALNGANVTEVCDLLECLIR; the protein is encoded by the coding sequence ATGAAAATAAGCCTTGATGGAAAGTGGAAATTTAGAGAGGTAGGCAGCCTTGAATACCTGGATGGCACAGTTCCGGGGTGTGTTCAGCTTGATTTGATCAACCTTGGAAGGCTTCCTGACCCGTTTTACTCTTCAAATGAGGTTTTGTTCTACTCTTTGGAAGAAAAAGATTTTGAATATGTAAAGGAGTTTTATGTTGAAAATCTTGATAGGTATCAGGTTAGAAAACTTGTGTTTGAAGGGATTGACACAGTTGCCGATATCTATTTAAACCAGTATTACCTTGGAAGAGCAGAAAATATGTTTTTGAAGTATGAATTTGATGTGTCAACTGCTTTGAAAGAAGGTAAAAACACTTTAAAGGTGATTCTTTACTCTCCAATCAAAGAGGCGGAAAGGCTGAAAAAAGTTTATCAGTCAAAATATGACTATCCGCAAAGAAGCTGGATAAGAAAAGCTCAATACTCCTATGGCTGGGACTGGGGACCGCGGATTTTGCAGATGGGAATCTGGCGAAGTATATATTTGGAGCTTCACAATGGGCTTGAGATAGTGGATGAGTTTATCAAAACAGAGCACCTATCAGAAGACCTGGCAGTTGTTAAAGTTTTTGCAAGGATAAACTCATTTGAAAAGCCAGAAAGTGGTGAAATAGAAATCTCAGACGGGGCAGAAATCAAAAGACTTGAACCGCAAGTTTACAAGTCAAAAGAAGGGTACTTTATTGAAGAGAGGATTGAGATAGAAAATCCAAAGCTGTGGTTTCCAAATGGCTATGGTGAGGCGCACCTGTATACTTTTAAAATTGCGGTGAAAACCTCAAACGAAGTGGCAACAAAAGAGGTCACAACGGGTCTGAGGACTGTCAGGATTATAAAAGAAAAGGATGAATATGGCGAAAGCTTCATCTTTGAAATAAATGGCATTAAGGTGTTTGCAAAGGGTGCAAACTGGATACCTGCTGATTCTATCCTGCCAAGACTTACTGAAAATGACTACAAAGCTTTAATTAATATGGCAAAAGATGCAAACATGAACATGCTCAGGGTCTGGGGCGGCGGGATTTATGAGTATGACTGGTTTTATAATGAGTGTGACAGAAATGGTATAATGGTCTGGCAGGATTTCATGTTTGCTTGCAGCATATACCCTGATGAGTTTGACTTTTTTGTTGAGAATTTCAAAAAAGAGGCTGAGTACCAGATAAAACGCTTGAGGAACCACCCGTGCATAGTGCTGTGGTGTGGGAATAACGAAAACAACTGGGGTTTTAGAGACTGGTGGAACATAGGCGACCCGGAATTTCTGGGAAACAGAATTTACAAAAAGGTTTTACCGCAGATTCTATTAGAGCTTGATCCAACAAGACCATACCATATCTCAAGCCCGTACGGCGGTGAGCATCCAAACAGCGAAAAAGCTGGTGACAGGCACACATGGGATATCTGGTCTGGCTGGAAAGACTTTATTTACTACAAACATGACAATGCAAGATTTGTTTCTGAGTTTGGCTTTCAGGCAGCAGCGCATATTGATACAATGAAAAAGTACATTCCTCTAAAAGACCAGACAATCTTTTCAAAGGTGCTGAGAATGCACGAAAAACAGGATGAAGGTATAGAGAGGCTTATAAGGTACATGGCAGGCTGGGTAGGTCTTCCAAAAGACTTTGACTCATTTGTGTATATTTCACAGTTTGTTCAAAAAGAGGCTATAAAGCTTGCGGTTGAGCACTACAGGAAAAATAAATTCAGGACAGCAGGTGCACTTTACTGGCAGCTGAATGATTGCTGGCCGGTTATCTCATGGTCGTCAATAGACTATCTGAAAAGAAGAAAAGCACTTTACTATGAGTCAAAAAGAGTATTTTCAAAGTTTTTGCCGGCTATTGAGTATGAAAACGGCAGGCTAAAGGTAAAGGTTGTAAGTGACGATATTACTTCCAGAACAGGTGAGCTTTTGATTACCATCTGGGACTTTGATGGCAGAAAACATTTTGAGAGGGCTTTAAAGGTGAATATACCTGCAAATGATGTGACTCTGGCATTTGATGAAAAAATAGAAAATCTCAATGTTTTAAAAGGTGAGTATATATACATTCCGAAACAATTTGAAGCTACAATGATAGGGCACAGGGTTGACAGAGGGCTTTTGGAATCAATAGTATTTGTCAGCCTTATTGTGGATGGCAGGGAATATGAAAACTACTTTGTGTTTGATAAATTTATAAATCTTGAGCTAAAACCCTGCCAGTTTGAATACGAAATAAAGGATGATATGCTAATTTTAAGACCCAGAACACCGGCAGTTTGCCTGATAATTGAAGCAGACGGGGATGTTGAAAACAACTTCATATTTGCAAGACCTGAAAAGGAATACAAAATAGCTTTAAATGGCGCAAATGTCACAGAGGTTTGTGATTTGCTTGAGTGTTTGATAAGGTAA
- a CDS encoding glycosyltransferase family 4 protein, whose translation MRILQLTWEYPPRVVGGISRVVQSISQRLSKEDTVYVVTFSEDYERFEDYGNLKVARVPLYPLNPLNFIDWVMLMNMAMAEKAIYLAKRFGNFDIVHAHDWLTAFAARIVKHSLRVPMVCTIHATEHGRNSGIHNDLQRFIHNVEWWTTFEGWKVIVNSNYMKNECERIFNLTPDKCTVIPNGIDFEEFAGVEYDIEFRRRFALDSEKIIFFIGRHVYEKGVHILLESFRMVLEKYYNAKLVIAGSGPMYAELYSRALGMGISHKVLFTGFISDEERKKLFKVADIAVFPSLYEPFGIVALEAMASGCATIVSDVGGFAEIVKHGENGLTFFCGNANSLKDMILLLLNDEDLRRRIAAKGFEDAKEIFSWDKIVQRLRLLYKDIIDRSKSIEWFCEKSNF comes from the coding sequence TTGCGGATACTGCAGCTTACATGGGAATATCCGCCGCGTGTTGTTGGTGGCATCTCAAGAGTTGTTCAAAGCATCTCACAGAGGCTTTCAAAAGAAGACACTGTCTATGTAGTCACTTTTTCTGAAGATTACGAAAGATTCGAAGATTATGGAAATCTTAAAGTTGCAAGAGTTCCCCTCTATCCTCTAAATCCACTGAATTTCATTGACTGGGTTATGCTTATGAACATGGCAATGGCTGAAAAGGCAATATATCTGGCAAAAAGATTTGGCAACTTTGACATAGTACATGCACATGATTGGCTCACAGCTTTTGCGGCAAGAATTGTAAAACACTCTTTGAGAGTCCCTATGGTCTGCACAATACATGCAACAGAGCATGGCAGAAACAGTGGAATTCACAATGACCTTCAGAGGTTTATTCACAATGTAGAATGGTGGACGACATTTGAGGGATGGAAGGTTATTGTCAATTCGAACTATATGAAAAATGAATGTGAAAGGATTTTTAACCTCACACCTGACAAATGTACTGTCATACCAAATGGGATTGACTTTGAAGAGTTTGCCGGTGTTGAGTATGACATTGAATTCAGAAGAAGATTTGCACTTGACAGTGAAAAGATAATCTTTTTTATCGGAAGGCATGTGTATGAAAAAGGAGTTCACATCCTGCTTGAAAGCTTCAGGATGGTTCTTGAAAAATATTACAATGCAAAGCTTGTAATTGCCGGAAGCGGACCTATGTATGCTGAGCTTTATTCAAGGGCACTTGGCATGGGAATTTCCCATAAAGTTTTGTTCACAGGCTTTATATCTGATGAGGAGAGGAAAAAACTTTTTAAAGTGGCTGACATTGCAGTTTTTCCAAGCCTTTATGAACCATTTGGCATAGTTGCCCTGGAGGCAATGGCATCAGGCTGTGCAACAATTGTATCGGATGTTGGTGGCTTTGCAGAGATTGTAAAGCATGGTGAAAATGGACTTACCTTTTTCTGCGGGAATGCTAACTCACTTAAAGATATGATTTTGCTTTTGTTAAATGATGAGGACTTGCGAAGAAGAATCGCTGCCAAAGGCTTTGAAGATGCAAAAGAGATTTTCTCATGGGATAAAATTGTACAAAGGCTGAGATTACTGTACAAAGATATAATTGACCGGAGCAAAAGTATAGAGTGGTTCTGTGAAAAAAGTAACTTTTAA